From Oryza brachyantha chromosome 9, ObraRS2, whole genome shotgun sequence, a single genomic window includes:
- the LOC102707997 gene encoding uncharacterized protein LOC102707997: MRKEEEVWSAVQWWEEWQLRILVLGSLGIQWFLLLAAPMRKYTIPHFLRTFIWLAYISSDALAIYALATLFNRHAAGAGRRRHCASGSVLEVLWAPVLLIHLGGQREMSAYTIEDNELWRRQTVTLVSQVTVAIYAFYKSWPADGGDRRLLLSAVLLFVIGVLSFTEKPWALRRASINRLAAVSSTVQAGKPVSKWRYCFTQLDLGTDKSAQRIVMTDRDKVLLILSDMSLLAADSDLKQEQRRRRQRRSLVGEEHESTEEVDGDLLTLSPRAEMGSKRWLRRAFGLIYTRANVVLTPAYLAYHLLLVPFLHVTAIALFATSGKRHYSAVDVKTTYVLLCLTAALDILAESIRQLLFKLMSMAGISALCETVPQYDNLIRSALRRTQPAGALLKCAANVGYTEGFFVCRRRNLYRMLAGLIFSDLVGANARGLDFTSYRSFSPGRRNWVLNDALRAACGREVRDSLRGSFDRGVILWHIATDLCCIRRTDDVDAIDEKFLECTEAISDYMAHLLNLRPDMLMTGSRQHLFTQAMEEVELILKDIESQQQQSLKKLTPRVLAEKIMEKAARAEPAPPRYPLVHDACRLAEEVMGMEVKTRCQVMYRVWVGMLFYSASMCRGYLHAKSLGEGGEFLSVVWLILSLKGAKTLADKLQMPEPETEPKPGPCFPGQGERTAAVATADEDGEDLSFLLLPRRS; this comes from the exons atgaggaaggaggaggaggtgtggAGCGCAGTGCAGTGGTGGGAGGAGTGGCAGCTGCGGATCCTGGTGTTGGGCAGCCTGGGAATCCAGTGGTTCCTCCTGCTGGCCGCACCCATGCGCAAGTACACCATCCCTCACTTCCTCAGGACGTTCATCTGGCTCGCCTACATCAGCAGCGACGCCCTCGCCATCTACGccctcgccaccctcttcaaccgccacgccgccggcgccggcaggaGGCGCCACTGCGCCAGCGGCAGCGTGCTCGAGGTGCTCTGGGCTCCGGTCCTCCTCATCCACCTGGGCGGCCAGCGGGAGATGTCCGCCTACACCATCGAGGACAACGAGCTGTGGCGGCGGCAGACCGTCACGCTGGTGTCCCAGGTCACGGTCGCCATCTACGCCTTCTACAAGTCGTggccggccgacggcggcgacaggcGGCTGCTCCTGTCGGCCGTCCTGCTCTTCGTCATCGGCGTGCTCAGCTTCACCGAGAAGCCGTGGGCGCTCCGCCGCGCCAGCATCAACCGGCTGGCGGCCGTGTCGTCCACGGTGCAGGCCGGCAAGCCGGTCAGCAAGTGGAGGTACTGCTTCACCCAGCTGGATTTGGGCACGGACAAgagcgcc CAGCGCATCGTCATGACAGATAGAGACAAGGTATTGCTGATACTCTCGGACATgtcgctgctcgccgccgactcTGACCTCAAGCAGGAacagcgccgtcgccgccaacgCAGATCCTTGGTGGGAGAAGAACACGAGAGCACGGAGGAGGTGGATGGAGATTTGCTGACCCTAAGCCCTAGGGCAGAGATGGGCTCCAAGCGGTGGCTCCGGCGAGCCTTCGGGCTCATCTACACCAGAGCCAACGTGGTGCTGACGCCGGCGTACCTGGCCTACCACCTGCTGCTGGTGCCGTTCCTTCACGTCACCGCCATCGCGCTCTTCGCCACCAGCGGCAAACGCCATTACAGCGCCGTCGACGTGAAGACCACCTACGTGCTCCTCtgcctcaccgccgcgctgGACATCCTCGCGGAGTCCATCCGCCAGCTGCTGTTCAAGCTCATGTCCATGGCGGGCATCTCGGCGCTGTGCGAGACGGTGCCGCAGTACGACAACCTCATCCGGTCGGCGCTCCGCCGGACGCAGCCCGCCGGGGCGCTGCTCAAGTGCGCCGCGAACGTCGGCTACACGGAGGGGTTCTTCGTCTGCCGGCGAAGGAACCTGTACCGCATGCTGGCCGGGCTCATCTTCTCCGACCTGGTGGGGGCGAACGCCAGGGGCCTCGACTTCACCAGCTACCGGAGCTTCTCTCCGGGGCGCCGCAACTGGGTGCTCAACGACGCCCTGCGCGCGGCGTGCGGCCGCGAGGTACGGGACAGCCTGCGCGGGTCCTTCGACAGGGGCGTCATCCTCTGGCACATCGCCACCGACCTCTGCTGCATCCGCCGCAccgacgacgtcgacgccaTTGACGAGAAATTTCTCGAGTGCACGGAGGCGATATCCGACTACATGGCACACCTTCTGAACCTCCGCCCCGACATGctcatgaccggcagcaggCAGCACCTCTTCACGCAGGCcatggaggaggtggagctcATCCTGAAGGACATCGAgtcccagcagcagcagagcctCAAGAAGCTGACACCACGAGTCCTGGCGGAGAAGATCATGGAGAAGGCAGCAAGAGCGGAG CCGGCTCCCCCCAGGTACCCTCTCGTCCACGACGCGTGCAGGCTCGCGGAGGAGGTGATGGGCATGGAGGTGAAGACACGGTGCCAGGTGATGTACCGCGTGTGGGTGGGCATGCTCTTCTACTCCGCCAGCATGTGCAGGGGGTACCTCCACGCCAAGAGcctcggcgagggcggcgagtTCCTCTCCGTCGTCTGGCTCATCCTCTCGCTCAAGGGCGCCAAGACCTTGGCCGACAAGCTCCAGATGCCGGAGCCGGAGACGGAGCCGAAGCCGGGGCCATGTTTCCCTGGACAAGGAGAGCGTACTGCTGCCGTCGCAACCGCCGACGAAGACGGCGAGGACCTCAGCTTCCTCCTGCTTCCTCGTCGATCATAG
- the LOC102708278 gene encoding thioredoxin H4-like produces the protein MASSSSDGVTARPTSAVTNIQSWDEFTEHFVISDSKLVVLVFMAPWSEPWKLMRPVVETMARQLRSSASGEVCALSVDRFNTLGRLLRVEALPTFVLVKKRRAVGRVVGVNREELQASVNKHLAPASSAQSIVDIAAAT, from the exons ATGG CATCTTCTTCgagcgacggcgtgacggcaaGGCCGACCAGCGCTGTGACGAATATTCAGAGCTGGGACGAGTTCACAGAGCATTTTGTGATATCTGATTCCAAGCTG gtggTGCTGGTGTTCATGGCGCCGTGGTCGGAGCCGTGGAAGCTGATGAGGCCGGTGGTGGAGACGATGGCGAGGCAGCTGAGGAGCAGCGCCAGCGGCGAGGTGTGCGCGCTGAGCGTGGACCGGTTCAACACGCTGGGGCGGCTGCTGCGGGTGGAGGCGCTGCCGACGTTCGTGCTGGTGAAGAAGCGCCGGGCGGTGGGGCGCGTCGTCGGCGTCAACCGGGAGGAGCTCCAGGCCAGCGTCAACAAGCACCTTGCGCCCGCTTCGTCTGCACAATCCATCGTCGATATTGCTGCTgctacttaa